A genomic region of Porticoccaceae bacterium LTM1 contains the following coding sequences:
- a CDS encoding TonB-dependent receptor plug domain-containing protein yields MKISKYSFYHKKLVLSIAAVLSIGLVNASQDDAEKLNLDIKPQDAGSALMELASLSGVQIIVSEEAGYSVQVDALKGIFTLEQALKSLLSNTGLIYRYTSENVVLIKEDDEDEVGKEGSAKEDNIEEIVVTGSRLISDPGKMTKQMTILTREEIERSGVTRLDELLKRLPQNVNAPNNVGGGFVDDRYGLRDFGLGLNVFAGSSVNLRGLGSQYSLILIDGRRPASGGQFGGITDISNIPIDRVDRVEILFDGAAAIYGADAIGGVVNIVTNRAYEGTNVNLTYSDTTDGGSKRYNFSVGHTFSWESGSLTGNFSYQTQEDIDGSARDLALVASQGFSLPVSSPGTVGGNPIFGTNQRNAAMWVKDVDGDGRYDTQSLDERITGGVVAEGEFVFGTRRIPTTVELIRENPTMSSRIILDDPTIFPDLQANLPQDNGYIPVRVLQLPESDGTPFGLYDIDLTNYDGSVLGQEGVYADSAYVPRKGQSLAPEDKTYSIGIDLDQDLTESLTLALSMDYSTTEKRNNTRGNGDEFSIAGRATTHPFMTRVSYAWANEFPQQYQELLIDTYSLSGELDWQVNGDWEVVLGWGLGKTDQISDSYNKLYRDTFLAPAGTIALLDYLHGYYFENFSTRVPIEGVLIHDPFLGFNSSEELIAAAVNPRTHTVNKSFSRDMDFNIRGVLGQLPGGDVRTNIAISHRRNRNEVSSNDATYLLAATDVLGNTGDADIPYLREYEASYGETVNSVGFEVVAPLVGVENSKPFIQDFLISASARIEDYGNTDQRGENWSLGFNWHINNQFAVRFNRDYGLKVANAVRTATPMQGRDYCCFRLYTDETQDQFYGFQEVLHLTGGNNQLDPEIYDTNKLGFIFTPDSLEGLRVELSFIETGAQDRIGAPGVANYSTPDALEQLVDNPTTALYYATPEIVEEFQARALAGEYIGDTIDVGTLIKDARLFNVGSMRQKHADLQLTYNLSTNWGDWFVGWRYQYLHKQEYLQSDFCKRGDCFSGVGAERGPKPDNFNSWVDIVEVMDDDDFIGTSQIFQPVPKHSTALDLNWEYRGLGIGLRTDYRSDTTRIRRDSGWAIIDGQYTPLENVSEVTTSPTRSIDMTFSYDFSGSLFEVPSWMEGTRVSLTVDDVWRKEQEVTQKFIDKQFEPAVNQQFLRINGYAIEPRGRAFSLNINTTF; encoded by the coding sequence ATGAAAATATCAAAATACTCTTTCTATCATAAAAAGCTAGTGCTGAGCATAGCTGCAGTGCTTTCCATTGGTCTAGTTAATGCATCCCAAGATGATGCTGAAAAGCTCAATTTGGATATTAAGCCGCAAGATGCAGGCTCAGCATTAATGGAGCTTGCAAGCTTGTCTGGCGTACAAATAATAGTCTCTGAAGAAGCTGGTTATAGCGTTCAGGTGGATGCGCTCAAGGGGATTTTTACTTTAGAGCAGGCGTTGAAAAGCTTATTGTCAAATACTGGTTTAATCTATCGTTATACTTCAGAAAATGTAGTTTTGATCAAAGAAGATGACGAAGATGAGGTCGGTAAAGAAGGCTCTGCTAAAGAAGATAATATTGAAGAAATAGTTGTTACTGGTAGCCGACTGATTTCGGATCCAGGGAAAATGACTAAGCAGATGACAATTTTAACTCGAGAGGAAATTGAGCGTTCGGGCGTTACAAGGCTTGATGAACTCCTGAAGAGATTGCCCCAGAATGTTAATGCGCCTAATAATGTCGGCGGGGGTTTTGTCGATGATCGTTATGGGCTTCGTGATTTTGGGCTAGGTCTTAATGTATTTGCGGGTAGTAGTGTCAACCTTCGCGGTCTGGGTTCTCAGTATAGTCTGATTTTGATTGATGGGAGGCGTCCGGCATCCGGGGGGCAATTTGGCGGCATTACAGATATTAGTAACATTCCGATTGATCGTGTCGATCGTGTCGAGATTTTGTTTGATGGGGCAGCTGCCATATATGGTGCAGACGCGATTGGCGGGGTAGTTAACATTGTTACCAACCGTGCCTACGAAGGTACGAATGTCAATTTGACATACAGTGATACTACAGATGGAGGTAGCAAACGCTACAATTTCAGTGTTGGCCATACTTTTTCTTGGGAGTCCGGATCATTAACGGGTAATTTTAGTTATCAAACTCAGGAAGATATAGATGGCTCTGCCCGCGATTTGGCATTGGTTGCATCTCAAGGATTTTCGCTTCCGGTATCGAGTCCAGGTACTGTTGGAGGAAACCCTATTTTTGGTACAAATCAACGTAATGCTGCTATGTGGGTGAAAGATGTTGATGGCGATGGACGCTACGATACTCAATCACTAGATGAGAGGATTACTGGCGGTGTTGTCGCTGAAGGTGAATTTGTATTCGGTACTCGTAGAATACCTACAACAGTAGAGCTTATTAGAGAAAACCCTACAATGAGTTCCAGAATAATTCTTGATGATCCAACCATATTCCCAGATCTTCAAGCGAATTTGCCTCAAGATAATGGTTATATTCCAGTAAGGGTTCTACAGTTGCCTGAGTCGGATGGCACACCATTTGGCCTTTACGATATTGATTTGACTAATTACGATGGAAGTGTCTTAGGTCAGGAAGGTGTTTATGCAGATTCTGCCTATGTGCCGCGTAAGGGGCAGTCATTAGCGCCAGAAGATAAGACATATTCAATTGGTATTGATCTGGATCAGGATTTAACCGAGAGTCTTACATTGGCCTTGTCAATGGATTACTCTACTACTGAAAAACGCAATAATACTCGTGGTAACGGTGATGAGTTTTCAATTGCTGGTCGCGCTACAACACATCCATTTATGACCCGTGTAAGTTATGCGTGGGCGAATGAGTTTCCGCAGCAATACCAGGAATTGTTGATTGATACATATTCACTATCTGGTGAGTTGGATTGGCAAGTGAATGGTGATTGGGAGGTGGTTTTAGGCTGGGGGTTAGGAAAAACTGACCAAATATCTGACAGCTATAATAAACTTTATAGGGATACATTCCTTGCACCTGCTGGAACGATAGCTCTACTTGACTATCTGCATGGATATTATTTTGAAAACTTTTCTACTCGTGTACCAATTGAAGGTGTTCTAATTCATGATCCTTTCCTAGGCTTTAATTCATCGGAGGAGTTAATAGCCGCGGCTGTTAACCCAAGAACACATACCGTAAACAAGTCGTTCAGTCGTGATATGGATTTCAACATTCGCGGTGTGTTGGGGCAGCTTCCAGGTGGTGATGTGCGTACCAATATTGCCATTTCACATCGGCGTAATCGCAATGAAGTATCCAGTAACGATGCCACATACCTCCTTGCTGCTACAGATGTACTGGGTAATACGGGGGATGCTGATATTCCATACCTGAGGGAATATGAGGCAAGCTACGGTGAAACAGTGAATTCCGTTGGCTTTGAGGTTGTTGCGCCTCTTGTGGGTGTTGAAAATTCCAAACCGTTTATTCAGGACTTCCTGATAAGTGCTTCTGCTCGAATAGAAGATTACGGAAATACCGATCAGCGTGGTGAGAACTGGTCTTTGGGTTTTAACTGGCATATAAATAATCAGTTCGCGGTTCGATTCAATCGGGATTATGGTTTGAAAGTCGCTAATGCTGTTCGAACGGCTACACCAATGCAGGGGAGAGATTACTGTTGTTTTCGTCTTTATACCGACGAGACTCAGGATCAATTTTATGGGTTTCAGGAAGTGCTCCACTTGACAGGGGGAAATAATCAACTTGATCCTGAAATTTATGATACCAATAAGCTTGGATTTATATTCACTCCGGATTCTTTGGAAGGTCTGAGAGTAGAGCTAAGTTTTATTGAAACAGGTGCCCAAGATCGAATAGGTGCCCCTGGGGTGGCTAATTATTCGACGCCAGATGCGCTTGAACAGCTGGTCGATAATCCCACTACTGCCTTATATTACGCAACCCCTGAAATCGTGGAAGAATTTCAGGCCAGAGCGTTAGCTGGTGAGTATATTGGAGATACAATAGATGTAGGCACTCTTATCAAGGATGCTCGCTTATTTAATGTCGGATCAATGAGGCAAAAGCATGCTGATTTACAGTTGACTTATAATCTCAGTACTAATTGGGGTGATTGGTTTGTTGGTTGGCGTTATCAGTATTTGCACAAGCAGGAATATCTGCAGTCGGACTTTTGTAAAAGAGGAGATTGTTTCAGTGGGGTAGGTGCGGAAAGGGGTCCAAAACCGGACAACTTTAATAGTTGGGTTGATATTGTAGAGGTTATGGATGACGATGACTTTATCGGTACTAGTCAGATTTTTCAGCCAGTGCCAAAACACAGTACTGCATTGGATTTGAATTGGGAATATCGAGGGCTTGGTATTGGTTTGAGAACCGATTATCGCTCGGATACTACCCGTATTCGCAGGGACTCTGGATGGGCAATCATTGATGGGCAATATACACCTTTGGAAAATGTCAGTGAAGTCACTACCTCGCCGACTCGCTCAATAGACATGACGTTCAGCTATGATTTTTCCGGTAGTCTGTTTGAGGTACCGAGTTGGATGGAAGGTACTCGAGTGTCTCTGACCGTTGATGATGTGTGGCGTAAAGAGCAAGAAGTGACACAAAAGTTTATTGATAAGCAATTTGAACCTGCGGTAAATCAGCAGTTTCTTAGGATCAATGGATATGCGATTGAGCCACGTGGTCGAGCATTTTCTCTGAATATTAATACTACCTTCTGA
- a CDS encoding FecR domain-containing protein, with product MNSQADKIVGSSSDYALARLYSGRLSDEEVKAIRQKAAMDPQFREDYLGSLEFLADLERLSDDPDVRVVANQHGSSWSKGRLNAQRALSMTAGILIAFCVGLFGYLNLSEKELSRSDMQRYVTRIGEQKEIQLPDGSVVNMNTATQLLVDYTEGQRRIILDRGEAYFDVAPNPEKTFTVDLGVKTVTVLGTEFNIRKSPGHYQLAVVEGEVAVHFPGDDVSPSASLIENPISQNSQSKQYRVKGGWVAEFDIANNEMEAYQSASQNEYGGWRNGLIRFYKEPLYKVIQELNRYSGKKILIEDKEIMDLGVYVAVDIKDLGAALKALEQILPIKVISHFDRIVIVGSEG from the coding sequence ATGAATAGTCAAGCAGACAAAATAGTTGGTTCAAGCAGTGATTATGCATTGGCTCGTCTTTATTCGGGAAGACTCTCTGATGAAGAAGTGAAGGCGATTCGTCAAAAAGCAGCCATGGATCCTCAGTTTCGGGAAGATTATCTAGGAAGCTTGGAATTTCTTGCTGATCTAGAAAGGCTGTCAGATGATCCTGATGTTCGGGTAGTAGCCAATCAGCATGGATCATCTTGGAGTAAGGGCCGTTTGAATGCCCAGAGAGCTTTATCAATGACAGCTGGCATCCTAATAGCTTTTTGTGTTGGCTTGTTCGGATATTTGAATCTTTCAGAAAAAGAACTTTCACGTTCCGATATGCAGCGTTATGTGACCAGAATCGGTGAGCAGAAAGAAATTCAGCTGCCAGATGGCAGTGTAGTCAATATGAATACAGCTACCCAGCTTCTGGTTGACTACACTGAAGGGCAACGTAGGATTATTCTGGACCGCGGTGAGGCTTACTTTGATGTGGCACCTAATCCGGAAAAAACCTTTACAGTGGACTTGGGGGTTAAAACAGTAACTGTACTCGGGACAGAATTTAATATTCGAAAATCACCTGGCCACTATCAGCTGGCAGTCGTTGAGGGGGAGGTGGCTGTTCATTTTCCGGGGGATGATGTTTCACCTTCAGCGTCATTGATTGAAAATCCTATATCGCAAAATTCGCAATCGAAACAGTATCGAGTAAAAGGTGGTTGGGTTGCTGAATTTGATATCGCTAATAATGAGATGGAGGCTTATCAATCTGCTTCACAAAATGAATATGGAGGGTGGCGAAATGGTTTGATTCGCTTTTATAAAGAACCTCTCTATAAAGTGATTCAGGAGCTTAATCGTTATAGTGGCAAAAAGATTCTAATTGAAGATAAAGAAATTATGGATCTTGGTGTATATGTGGCAGTTGATATCAAAGATTTGGGGGCAGCTTTAAAGGCTCTTGAGCAGATTCTGCCAATTAAGGTTATAAGTCACTTTGATCGAATTGTTATTGTTGGGTCTGAAGGATAA
- a CDS encoding RNA polymerase sigma factor encodes MVHKSDNVINLSSRQKQGRQQLVKQLFDEYAPMIRRFYLARLMPEDEVDDLVQELFSRLIALDGLEMKMSPETGSNLSFFLTMANNMVVDLQRKAMTRKDYVVREKNSEAERVNEQTPEVIVSALRDLEAMKSVILRMRPAWRKAFILSRFNNMSYQDIAEYMDVTLKQVEHFISQAMAKIRKAERKLREKESDYE; translated from the coding sequence ATGGTCCATAAATCGGACAACGTTATAAACCTTTCATCCCGCCAGAAGCAGGGGCGGCAACAGCTTGTCAAACAATTGTTTGATGAGTATGCCCCTATGATAAGAAGGTTCTATCTTGCACGGTTGATGCCAGAGGATGAAGTTGATGATCTGGTGCAGGAATTGTTTTCAAGGTTGATTGCCCTTGATGGGCTTGAAATGAAAATGTCGCCGGAAACTGGCAGTAATCTCTCTTTTTTTCTGACCATGGCGAACAACATGGTTGTTGATCTGCAGAGAAAGGCTATGACTCGAAAAGATTATGTAGTCAGGGAAAAAAATTCTGAAGCGGAGAGGGTCAACGAGCAGACGCCGGAAGTGATCGTTTCGGCATTGCGTGATTTGGAAGCAATGAAATCGGTAATTTTGAGGATGCGACCAGCATGGAGGAAAGCCTTTATCCTCAGCCGTTTTAATAATATGAGCTATCAAGATATCGCTGAATACATGGATGTGACTTTAAAACAAGTCGAGCATTTCATTTCTCAAGCGATGGCTAAAATACGTAAGGCGGAGAGAAAGCTGAGAGAAAAGGAGAGCGATTATGAATAG
- a CDS encoding HDOD domain-containing protein, with protein MTVDELFGRVRQLPPGMPKIAQELLESFDKEEESGAHLGEVAAKVAMDQVLTAKVLRLANSAYFGGARNVATLDQAVVLLGLSALRTLVIASSATGLFPALPNFDKRAFWRNCFLVASLSRELGRMAKLDPNVAFVCGMLHRIGDLLIRMAEPELSADIDGYEDIGADRAETQKKLLGIDFAEVGAELASRWDFPEVIQEAIRCQLDPASYEEKANYAAVLSISSHLVKVTDAEMDEDDEEFFPEEQAQLLGLGKDRVLHRLEVILEKGEDLAAMMV; from the coding sequence ATGACAGTCGATGAACTCTTTGGCCGGGTTCGCCAGCTCCCCCCCGGAATGCCCAAAATTGCCCAGGAACTGCTTGAATCCTTTGACAAAGAAGAGGAAAGCGGAGCCCATTTGGGTGAAGTCGCCGCCAAGGTTGCAATGGATCAGGTGCTTACCGCCAAGGTACTTCGCCTGGCTAACTCAGCCTACTTTGGGGGTGCCCGTAATGTCGCTACTCTGGATCAGGCGGTTGTTCTGCTGGGACTGTCGGCCCTGCGAACCCTGGTGATCGCCTCCAGTGCCACTGGCCTCTTTCCTGCACTGCCCAACTTTGACAAGCGTGCTTTCTGGCGCAACTGTTTCCTGGTTGCGAGCCTTTCGCGTGAACTGGGAAGAATGGCCAAGCTTGATCCCAACGTCGCCTTTGTTTGCGGAATGCTGCACCGTATCGGCGACCTGCTGATTCGCATGGCTGAACCTGAACTGAGTGCTGATATTGATGGCTATGAAGACATCGGCGCTGATCGGGCCGAAACCCAAAAGAAATTACTGGGCATCGATTTTGCTGAGGTGGGTGCCGAACTGGCCAGTCGCTGGGATTTCCCGGAGGTCATTCAAGAAGCTATTCGCTGCCAGCTCGATCCGGCCAGTTATGAAGAGAAAGCTAATTACGCTGCGGTTCTAAGTATTTCATCCCATCTGGTAAAAGTTACCGATGCAGAGATGGATGAAGACGATGAGGAGTTTTTCCCTGAAGAGCAGGCCCAATTGCTTGGGCTGGGTAAAGATCGTGTTCTTCACAGACTGGAAGTCATCCTTGAGAAGGGAGAAGACCTCGCTGCCATGATGGTGTAA
- a CDS encoding acetolactate synthase large subunit: MKASDLFVKCLEEEGIEYIFGVPGEENADFMMSLEGSTKIRFILTRHEQGAAFMAEIYGRLTGNPAGCLGTLGPGATNLITGVADSNMDRAPMLVLTGQGASARLHKESHQVMDVVGMFEPVTKWATQVIYADSIPEIVRKAVRLARTEKPGAVHIELPEDIAKHMTTRPPMNVRKFRRSVPDDKAVDRAFDKIRQARRPLIIAGNGCIRRRASKQLRLLCDKTGIGVVSTFMAKGCVDMDADYCLYTIGLGSRDFVSCAVDAADLIITIGYDMVEYHPSLWNPERDKDVVHIDFLPAEIDQNYHPQVEVVGDLAHALWMINERVDANGPFNFELDQQRMVRHDMWAEISAHKDDDNPAPIRPQKVLWDSREILGPDDILLSDVGAHKMWIARHYQCHEPNTCLIPNGFCSMGFALPGSIAASLVYPDRKIMAICGDAGFLMNVQEMETARRLNSQIVVMVWEDNSYGLIAWKQDNEFGHHTDLDFGNPDWLQLASAFGWHGHLVTHSSDLKSILQDAFAEQGPSLVVVPIDYRENRLLTERLGKVTCPI; this comes from the coding sequence ATGAAAGCGTCAGACCTGTTTGTGAAATGCCTTGAAGAAGAGGGTATAGAGTACATTTTCGGGGTTCCTGGAGAAGAGAACGCCGACTTTATGATGTCTCTCGAAGGGAGCACAAAGATCCGTTTTATCCTTACCCGGCATGAACAGGGTGCCGCCTTTATGGCCGAGATCTACGGTCGCCTGACCGGTAACCCCGCCGGATGCCTGGGTACTCTGGGGCCAGGAGCAACAAACCTGATCACCGGGGTTGCCGATTCGAACATGGATAGAGCTCCCATGCTTGTGCTGACCGGCCAGGGGGCGTCGGCGCGGCTTCACAAGGAGTCTCATCAAGTGATGGATGTGGTTGGAATGTTTGAACCGGTAACCAAATGGGCTACCCAGGTTATATATGCGGACAGCATTCCCGAGATAGTACGTAAAGCAGTGCGCCTTGCTCGCACTGAAAAGCCCGGCGCGGTTCACATAGAGCTGCCTGAGGATATTGCCAAGCATATGACCACCAGGCCACCGATGAACGTGCGCAAATTTCGTCGTTCTGTACCTGATGACAAAGCGGTGGACAGGGCTTTTGACAAAATCCGGCAGGCGAGACGGCCACTCATCATCGCAGGCAATGGCTGTATTCGTCGCCGTGCCAGCAAACAGTTGCGACTTCTCTGCGACAAAACCGGCATCGGTGTTGTTAGTACCTTTATGGCCAAAGGGTGCGTCGACATGGATGCAGATTACTGCCTCTATACCATCGGGCTGGGGTCAAGGGATTTTGTCTCTTGTGCGGTGGATGCTGCAGACCTGATTATTACCATTGGCTACGACATGGTTGAATACCACCCCAGCTTGTGGAATCCGGAGAGAGATAAGGATGTGGTGCATATCGACTTTCTGCCGGCCGAAATTGACCAGAACTATCATCCCCAGGTTGAGGTGGTAGGGGATCTGGCTCACGCGCTATGGATGATCAATGAACGAGTGGATGCCAATGGTCCGTTTAACTTCGAGTTGGATCAGCAGCGAATGGTGCGCCACGATATGTGGGCAGAAATTTCCGCCCATAAAGACGATGATAATCCCGCGCCAATTCGCCCCCAGAAGGTATTGTGGGATAGCCGCGAAATTTTGGGGCCAGACGATATTCTTCTGTCGGATGTTGGGGCACATAAAATGTGGATTGCCCGCCATTATCAGTGCCATGAACCTAACACCTGCCTGATTCCAAATGGATTCTGTTCAATGGGTTTCGCGTTGCCGGGATCCATTGCTGCGTCACTGGTTTACCCGGATCGTAAAATCATGGCCATCTGCGGTGATGCCGGATTTTTGATGAACGTTCAGGAGATGGAAACAGCGAGGCGCCTCAACAGCCAGATTGTTGTGATGGTTTGGGAAGATAACAGTTACGGCTTGATTGCCTGGAAGCAGGATAACGAGTTTGGTCATCATACTGACCTGGATTTCGGCAACCCCGATTGGTTGCAGTTGGCTTCAGCATTTGGGTGGCATGGCCACCTGGTAACCCACAGTTCTGACCTCAAATCGATTCTTCAGGATGCCTTTGCCGAGCAGGGCCCAAGTCTTGTGGTGGTGCCCATCGATTACAGAGAGAACCGGTTGCTGACAGAGCGACTGGGTAAAGTCACTTGTCCCATTTGA
- a CDS encoding sodium-dependent transporter — protein sequence MQTDRGQFTSRFGFIMAAAGSAVGLGNVWGFPTNTASNGGGAFLLMYLVLAFCLAYPALMAELVIGRHTQSNMVTALKSVSRGPFMRQFGRFTGFYGIIVASLILSFYSIVAGWMLSFTLEPVAAAAGMSSQSEWLTTFSVERNLVFAAFFSLLTIWVISAGVEKGIEKWSSLLMPALLVILVLLIVYVLFQDGAMEGLKHYLVPDFSRITEPKLMISALGQAFFSLSLGVGTMLIYGSYVKKSENLPKLGAIVTAVDISIAFLAGLLILPAMFVAQKNGVSIYNETGALLSEDTLIFQTLPALFETMGGAGLVVAFAFFTLMSIASLTSSISMLEVPVAYAVETHNLKRRTATWAIGLAILGISAIIVLNFESLFLFVVHLTTRYSQPLLGIAICIFAGWVMHRHKLLEEVKQGLPEVEKTLFWKVWPVYVKFFCPTLILLTFIQSLRG from the coding sequence ATGCAGACTGATAGGGGGCAATTCACTTCGCGGTTCGGCTTTATCATGGCAGCAGCAGGCTCTGCTGTCGGATTAGGTAATGTGTGGGGATTCCCTACCAATACAGCCAGTAATGGTGGCGGAGCCTTTCTTTTGATGTACCTGGTGTTGGCGTTCTGTCTCGCCTACCCCGCGCTGATGGCCGAGCTGGTTATTGGTCGCCACACTCAATCCAATATGGTGACAGCATTAAAGTCCGTTTCTCGCGGTCCATTCATGCGCCAATTTGGCCGTTTTACTGGCTTTTACGGCATTATTGTCGCCAGCCTGATTCTCAGCTTTTACAGCATTGTTGCTGGCTGGATGCTCTCCTTTACCCTGGAACCTGTCGCTGCGGCAGCCGGCATGAGCTCCCAGTCTGAATGGTTAACCACTTTTAGCGTCGAGCGTAACTTGGTATTTGCTGCCTTTTTCTCTCTTTTAACCATTTGGGTTATCAGCGCGGGGGTTGAAAAAGGAATTGAAAAGTGGTCCAGCCTTTTAATGCCTGCCTTGCTGGTGATTCTGGTCTTACTGATTGTTTACGTGCTGTTTCAGGATGGCGCTATGGAAGGCCTGAAACATTATCTGGTACCGGACTTCAGCCGGATCACTGAACCGAAATTGATGATCAGCGCTTTGGGACAAGCCTTTTTCTCGCTCTCGCTCGGGGTCGGTACCATGTTGATTTATGGTTCCTACGTCAAGAAATCGGAAAACCTGCCAAAACTCGGGGCCATCGTAACCGCCGTTGATATAAGCATCGCCTTTTTGGCCGGGTTACTCATTTTGCCGGCCATGTTTGTGGCGCAAAAGAATGGTGTATCAATCTACAATGAAACCGGTGCACTTCTGTCTGAAGACACGCTTATATTCCAAACCCTGCCAGCGTTGTTTGAAACCATGGGCGGAGCCGGATTGGTTGTTGCCTTTGCATTCTTTACATTGATGTCCATCGCATCACTGACCTCTTCTATCTCCATGCTGGAAGTTCCGGTTGCCTATGCGGTTGAAACCCACAATCTGAAGCGCCGCACTGCCACATGGGCAATCGGTCTGGCTATCCTTGGCATCAGTGCCATTATTGTGCTGAATTTCGAATCACTGTTTTTGTTTGTTGTCCATTTAACCACTCGGTACAGCCAGCCTCTGCTGGGCATCGCGATCTGTATTTTTGCCGGTTGGGTGATGCACCGCCACAAACTTCTGGAAGAAGTAAAACAGGGATTGCCAGAGGTAGAAAAAACCCTGTTCTGGAAAGTTTGGCCAGTGTATGTGAAGTTCTTCTGTCCGACCCTGATTCTGCTTACCTTCATTCAAAGTTTGAGAGGATAA
- a CDS encoding antibiotic biosynthesis monooxygenase, which translates to MFAVIFSAVLNPEANEEDYGNTIQRMRHLAEQLDGFISMQSVCEGESEITISYWKSLDAIREWKANPEHQIAQAKGRKRWYKNYKVEVVEVTRSYSFTATNHAT; encoded by the coding sequence ATGTTTGCCGTAATCTTCAGCGCTGTACTTAACCCTGAAGCCAACGAGGAAGATTACGGCAATACCATTCAGCGTATGCGCCATCTGGCAGAGCAACTGGATGGCTTTATTTCCATGCAAAGTGTTTGTGAAGGAGAGTCGGAAATTACTATTTCCTACTGGAAATCACTTGACGCGATCAGGGAGTGGAAAGCCAATCCGGAGCATCAGATTGCGCAGGCAAAGGGAAGAAAGAGATGGTACAAAAACTATAAGGTAGAGGTCGTTGAGGTAACTCGCAGTTATTCTTTTACTGCAACAAATCACGCAACCTGA
- a CDS encoding HNH endonuclease, which produces MQPMILRLNLAGQPIEWLGWQDAVCMYSRELVVWSMGKVVQRIHGGHSRLTGLQTVVDLPSIIACGGERLARPRKNFPLSNPALFVRDAHMCMYCAREFSAQELTRDHIVPTSKGGKDRWMNVVAACRRCNQRKADSLLEEIDMQLVALPYRPNNAEYLALINSRRILGDQMEFLRGQFSKNSRWL; this is translated from the coding sequence ATGCAACCAATGATTTTGCGTTTGAATCTCGCTGGGCAGCCAATTGAATGGCTGGGGTGGCAGGATGCTGTGTGCATGTATTCGCGAGAGTTGGTGGTCTGGAGTATGGGCAAAGTGGTGCAGCGCATTCACGGTGGTCACTCCAGGTTGACGGGGCTGCAAACGGTCGTTGACTTACCCAGTATTATTGCTTGCGGAGGGGAACGCCTTGCCAGGCCACGTAAAAATTTTCCTCTCAGTAACCCTGCATTGTTTGTTCGCGATGCTCATATGTGCATGTATTGTGCGCGAGAATTTTCGGCGCAGGAGCTGACCAGAGACCATATTGTTCCAACCTCAAAGGGGGGCAAAGACCGTTGGATGAATGTGGTGGCTGCTTGCCGTCGTTGTAATCAGAGAAAAGCCGATTCACTGCTGGAAGAGATTGATATGCAGTTGGTGGCACTACCTTATCGGCCAAATAATGCAGAGTACCTGGCGTTGATCAACAGTCGCCGTATTCTGGGTGACCAGATGGAGTTTTTAAGAGGACAATTTTCAAAAAATTCCCGCTGGCTGTAA
- a CDS encoding exodeoxyribonuclease VII small subunit, whose protein sequence is MATRKKSPDFEKRLEQLESLVKEMEQGGMSLEDSLKAFEEGIKITRECQQALKEAEQKVEILTQNPATGELSSESFESDS, encoded by the coding sequence GTGGCTACCCGAAAAAAATCCCCGGACTTTGAAAAGCGTCTTGAACAGCTGGAATCCCTGGTTAAAGAGATGGAACAGGGCGGAATGAGTCTTGAAGATTCCCTGAAGGCTTTTGAAGAGGGCATCAAGATTACTCGTGAGTGTCAGCAGGCCCTGAAAGAAGCTGAACAGAAAGTAGAAATCCTGACTCAAAATCCGGCAACCGGTGAGTTGTCCAGCGAGTCCTTTGAGTCCGATTCATGA